One genomic region from Haloterrigena gelatinilytica encodes:
- a CDS encoding ABC transporter ATP-binding protein, producing the protein MSDDPLLRVEGLEKEYATADGLLDRLFGSGRTVTAVDGVDLEVREGETLGLVGESGCGKSSLARSLLRLTEPTAGTVSYRGTDLTACSRSELRAVRANVQYVPQNPGASLNPRLTVRDIVGEPLEVHDVVPPSERDARVRDLLETVGLAPGHAERYPHEFSGGQQQRIAIARALAVEPEFVVLDEPVSSLDVSVQAQILNLLADLQDEFGLAYLFIAHDLSVVAHVADRVAVMYLGKIVDVGPTEAVFDDPSHPYTAALRSAIPEPDPRWEGDRIVLEGTVPSPDDCPSGCRFHTRCPRVLSPAEYDLESETVRAIRHLRKRLADGEDGLESVLATSGADDDVPAAIRDEFGLPAELEDDDAERVLADALEAVAAGEIDDGRARLASAFATPCETDRPRLEPVGDDGDDRSIACHRFDDAYADHLPDDSETRTPER; encoded by the coding sequence ATGAGCGACGACCCGCTGCTCCGCGTCGAGGGCCTCGAGAAGGAGTACGCGACGGCCGACGGCCTCCTCGACCGCCTGTTCGGCTCCGGGCGCACGGTCACGGCCGTCGACGGCGTCGACCTCGAGGTCCGCGAGGGGGAGACGCTCGGACTGGTCGGCGAGAGCGGCTGCGGCAAGAGTTCGCTGGCCCGCTCGCTGCTCCGACTCACCGAGCCGACCGCCGGTACGGTCTCCTATCGCGGTACCGACCTGACCGCCTGTTCCCGATCCGAACTCCGAGCGGTGCGGGCGAACGTCCAGTACGTCCCGCAGAATCCCGGTGCGAGCCTGAACCCGCGGCTGACCGTCCGCGACATCGTCGGCGAACCCCTCGAGGTCCACGACGTCGTCCCGCCGTCGGAGCGCGACGCCCGCGTCCGGGACTTACTCGAGACCGTCGGGCTCGCACCGGGCCACGCCGAGCGGTACCCCCACGAGTTCTCCGGCGGCCAGCAACAGCGGATCGCCATCGCCCGCGCGCTGGCCGTCGAGCCCGAGTTCGTCGTCTTGGACGAACCGGTGTCGTCGCTGGACGTCTCGGTCCAGGCCCAGATACTCAACCTGCTGGCCGATCTGCAGGACGAATTCGGGCTCGCCTACCTCTTCATCGCCCACGACCTCTCGGTCGTCGCCCACGTCGCGGACCGCGTCGCCGTGATGTACCTCGGGAAGATCGTCGACGTCGGCCCGACCGAGGCGGTCTTCGACGACCCGTCGCACCCCTACACGGCGGCGCTGCGCTCGGCGATCCCCGAACCCGACCCGCGCTGGGAGGGCGACCGAATCGTCCTCGAGGGCACCGTCCCCTCCCCCGACGACTGTCCGTCTGGCTGTCGGTTCCACACGCGCTGTCCGAGAGTGCTCTCGCCCGCCGAGTACGACCTCGAGTCCGAGACCGTCCGGGCGATCCGTCATCTACGGAAACGGCTCGCCGACGGCGAGGACGGCCTCGAGTCGGTACTCGCCACTTCCGGGGCCGACGATGACGTTCCCGCGGCGATCCGCGACGAATTCGGTCTCCCGGCCGAACTCGAGGACGACGACGCCGAACGCGTCCTCGCGGACGCCCTCGAGGCCGTCGCGGCCGGCGAGATCGACGACGGGCGGGCGCGACTCGCGTCCGCCTTCGCGACGCCGTGCGAGACCGATCGACCGCGACTCGAGCCGGTCGGCGACGACGGCGACGACCGTTCGATCGCCTGTCACCGATTCGACGACGCGTACGCGGACCACCTACCGGATGACTCCGAGACGAGGACGCCCGAACGATGA
- a CDS encoding phosphatase PAP2 family protein produces MLAELLTQVTVIIVVLLVGFVPVCIGRRRLRATRREWRDRMREAAPVAGVVLVVLLANRFTRQRLPDISWAIDWNLTPTFYAIEGEAIIWFQQFASPPVTQYFSFVYIYGYVFILVFPVIAYFALSDTRPLRELLSAYALNYLIGLFLYLLVIAYGPRNIMPTAIETVLYDFRPQYQYLTREVNHNTNVFPSLHTSLSATIAIFAYRTRDEYPIWFAVAAPLAASIAVSTMYLGIHWAIDVVAGIALAVGTVYAADRLVGRWSLAEDFGIEVDEYAARIRRIAGTSAPADPTSPAEDDEYGEADGADVEGPSSDEPSTGRRS; encoded by the coding sequence ATGCTCGCCGAGCTATTGACGCAGGTAACGGTCATCATCGTCGTCCTGCTCGTCGGGTTCGTCCCCGTCTGTATCGGCCGACGCCGGTTGCGGGCGACCCGCCGCGAGTGGCGGGACCGAATGCGAGAGGCCGCGCCCGTCGCGGGCGTGGTGCTCGTCGTGTTACTCGCGAACCGATTCACTCGACAGCGCCTGCCCGATATCTCCTGGGCGATCGACTGGAACCTGACGCCGACGTTTTACGCCATCGAAGGAGAGGCGATCATCTGGTTTCAGCAGTTCGCCAGCCCGCCGGTGACCCAGTACTTTTCGTTCGTCTACATCTACGGCTACGTCTTCATTCTGGTCTTCCCCGTGATCGCGTACTTCGCGCTGTCGGATACGCGCCCGCTCCGGGAGCTGCTGTCCGCGTACGCGCTGAACTACCTGATCGGACTGTTCCTCTACCTCTTGGTGATCGCCTACGGGCCGCGAAACATCATGCCCACCGCGATCGAGACCGTGCTGTACGATTTCCGCCCGCAGTATCAGTACCTGACGCGGGAGGTCAACCACAACACCAACGTTTTCCCGTCGCTGCACACCTCGCTGTCGGCGACGATCGCGATCTTCGCCTACCGAACCAGAGACGAGTACCCGATCTGGTTCGCCGTCGCGGCGCCGCTGGCGGCGAGTATCGCGGTGTCGACGATGTACCTGGGGATCCACTGGGCGATCGACGTTGTCGCGGGCATCGCGCTCGCGGTCGGGACGGTATACGCCGCCGACCGTCTCGTCGGCCGCTGGTCGCTCGCGGAGGACTTCGGCATCGAAGTCGACGAGTACGCGGCCCGGATTCGGCGGATCGCCGGAACGAGCGCGCCGGCCGATCCCACCTCGCCCGCCGAAGACGACGAGTACGGCGAGGCCGACGGGGCCGACGTCGAGGGCCCCTCGAGCGACGAGCCGTCGACGGGTCGCCGGTCGTAA
- a CDS encoding ABC transporter substrate-binding protein: MDRIQRLITGAASDQLSITILTLPTDNDRQAIQIARQLEENLKAVGINVRIEPRADAELLQTVLLEHDFDCYISRHPSGYDPDFLYETFHSKFAPEAGWQNPYGFVDTELDELLERQRSTTGSERKEVVGEALDRLAQTHPIVPICVPDERRLVRTDRFDGWNDHHLGTRLGYLGLEPDEDDFEDEVVLNAVITDSSPSRNINPLAAAYRYRGPFVDLLYDSVATRDDGELRPWLAESWEWDESVATITLRSNCLFHDGEPVTADDVKFTYDLLDDTSLGDRDGQSPAPRYRGLGDAVKSVTAVDDRTVRMRFGTSDEVGKLAFTVPILPKHIWKTAVEDRLENGTEPIQGTWDLVTTEEIPPIGSGPFALTEQEPRSHLRFERFDDHFTRRGYVDLPEPRVDELAFHVEPNSSAAVDQLEAGNADVTASILGSETVGNVPDGLELVESESWTFYHIGFNVRNSPFSNLHFRRNVARLIDRESLVADVFNGQASPSVTPVTEEWVPDDLEWDGAAPYAPFFRDETNSGDTGELDVERAKREFERHGFQYDEDGEYIVRS, encoded by the coding sequence ATGGACCGCATTCAGCGACTCATCACCGGCGCCGCCAGCGATCAACTCTCGATAACCATCCTAACGCTGCCCACGGACAACGACCGACAGGCGATCCAGATCGCCCGCCAACTCGAGGAGAACCTCAAGGCGGTCGGGATCAACGTCCGGATCGAGCCCCGCGCCGACGCCGAGTTGCTGCAGACGGTCTTGCTCGAGCACGACTTCGATTGTTACATCAGTCGCCATCCGAGCGGATACGACCCCGACTTTCTGTACGAGACGTTCCACTCGAAGTTCGCCCCCGAAGCCGGCTGGCAAAACCCCTACGGGTTCGTGGACACCGAGCTCGACGAGTTACTCGAGCGACAGCGCTCGACGACGGGGTCGGAGCGGAAGGAAGTCGTCGGCGAAGCGCTCGATCGATTGGCGCAAACGCATCCGATCGTGCCGATCTGCGTTCCCGACGAGCGGCGGCTCGTCAGAACGGATCGGTTCGACGGCTGGAACGATCACCACCTCGGGACCCGACTCGGCTATCTCGGTCTCGAGCCCGACGAGGACGACTTCGAGGACGAGGTCGTCCTGAACGCGGTGATCACCGACTCGAGCCCCTCGAGAAACATCAACCCCCTCGCCGCGGCGTACCGCTATCGGGGTCCGTTCGTCGATCTGCTCTACGACTCGGTGGCGACCCGAGACGACGGCGAGCTCCGGCCGTGGCTCGCCGAGTCCTGGGAGTGGGACGAGTCGGTCGCGACGATCACGCTCCGATCGAACTGCCTGTTCCACGACGGCGAGCCGGTGACCGCCGACGACGTCAAGTTTACGTACGACCTTCTGGACGACACCTCGCTCGGCGACCGCGACGGACAGTCGCCGGCGCCGAGATACCGCGGGCTGGGCGACGCCGTCAAATCGGTGACGGCCGTCGACGACCGAACCGTTCGGATGCGATTCGGGACGAGCGACGAGGTCGGCAAACTGGCCTTTACCGTCCCGATCCTCCCGAAACACATCTGGAAGACGGCGGTCGAAGACCGGCTCGAGAACGGCACAGAGCCCATCCAGGGGACGTGGGATCTCGTGACCACCGAAGAGATTCCGCCGATCGGCAGCGGGCCGTTCGCGCTCACCGAGCAGGAGCCGCGCTCGCACCTCCGTTTCGAGCGCTTCGACGACCACTTCACCCGCCGCGGCTACGTCGACCTGCCGGAGCCCCGCGTCGACGAGCTCGCCTTCCACGTCGAACCGAACAGTAGCGCGGCCGTCGACCAGCTCGAGGCGGGGAACGCCGACGTGACGGCCTCCATTCTCGGCTCGGAGACGGTCGGAAACGTACCGGACGGCCTCGAACTCGTCGAGTCCGAATCGTGGACGTTCTACCACATCGGGTTCAATGTCAGGAACTCGCCGTTCAGCAACCTCCACTTCCGGCGAAACGTCGCGCGATTGATCGACAGGGAGTCGCTCGTGGCGGACGTCTTCAACGGGCAGGCGAGCCCGAGCGTCACGCCGGTTACGGAGGAGTGGGTTCCGGACGACCTCGAGTGGGACGGTGCGGCCCCATACGCGCCCTTTTTCCGTGACGAAACGAACAGTGGGGATACGGGAGAACTGGACGTGGAACGGGCGAAGCGCGAATTCGAACGACACGGCTTCCAGTACGACGAAGACGGAGAATACATCGTGAGATCCTGA
- a CDS encoding GtrA family protein, which produces MSDSLGEAVRTRLRALLSTARFSQFAGVGIVGATVDIVGLALLVDAFELWYLGAKTISWELSIVVIFAINERWTFATYGDMTPRALVRRFLRSNAVRFAGFLVTLTVYGVLVDRFGVWYLAANVVGIAVGFFVNYTCESLYTWKVHHD; this is translated from the coding sequence ATGAGCGATTCGCTCGGGGAGGCCGTTCGGACCCGACTTCGCGCGTTGCTCTCGACGGCGCGGTTTAGCCAGTTCGCCGGCGTCGGGATCGTCGGTGCGACCGTCGATATCGTCGGTCTCGCGCTGCTGGTCGACGCGTTCGAACTCTGGTATCTGGGGGCGAAGACGATCTCGTGGGAGCTGTCGATCGTGGTCATCTTCGCGATCAACGAACGCTGGACGTTCGCCACCTACGGCGACATGACGCCTCGAGCGCTGGTCCGGCGATTCCTGCGCTCGAACGCGGTTCGGTTCGCCGGTTTCCTGGTCACGTTGACGGTCTACGGCGTGCTGGTCGATCGGTTCGGCGTCTGGTATCTAGCGGCGAACGTCGTCGGCATCGCGGTCGGCTTCTTCGTCAACTACACCTGCGAAAGCCTCTACACGTGGAAAGTCCATCACGACTGA
- a CDS encoding HAH_0734 family protein, with protein sequence MKRLIIHGDPGIRKGAIVDYDGTELVCFGINRNGEWHGPEEVQLWCTVGTEDEYEDYEKRNYTPHFLDVDRVDAEDVDVIRAKADLAV encoded by the coding sequence ATGAAGCGGCTCATCATCCACGGCGATCCCGGGATCCGGAAGGGGGCCATCGTCGACTACGACGGGACGGAACTGGTCTGCTTCGGGATCAACCGCAACGGCGAGTGGCACGGTCCCGAGGAGGTCCAGCTGTGGTGTACCGTCGGCACCGAAGACGAGTACGAGGACTACGAGAAGCGCAACTACACGCCCCACTTCCTCGACGTCGACCGCGTCGACGCCGAAGACGTCGACGTCATCCGAGCGAAGGCCGACCTCGCGGTCTGA
- a CDS encoding nitric-oxide reductase large subunit, producing the protein MLTDLLERDAVVVGHELERALAEELPALAADLEAELARMETSGSAASRARALDAGSNDDLGEGAAGRGRSVNLRSAVAMAVAATTLLSDGDGIDPAVGELATSLLQVGDGGVPIDRVLTDLVPLLVRTGAERDLGLDALRSNSAGSLALVGLFVANLAAMTLGAYVSRERAPPIPDEIRGPNEETVVTDEQVRTGKKAFQANGLMNQGSVLGNGSYFGVDLTADALESKAEYMREYYARQRGSDSFDSLSEDDRAAVERRVERELDADAPEGDVARYSAAAVYAHRRLREAYVDRYYGGAPERGIPQGYVDSPEEAARIADFACWTAWMAHTNRPDSDHSFTNDWPYVPGAGNRPTGQVVVWSAISVVLLIAGGGLGVWAYHTFDVAEPTTELVDVPSPDSVSVTPAQYAAARYVPVAGALFVAQALVGAYLAHYYVERTGFYGIGDALGVDLISLLPFSGGRAWHINLGILWITTLWLAGGLFLPGLFTERDPPWQAEGATALLGVLVAITVGAFAGVWLGTRGAFGSPGSGDDGDLWWWLGSEGLEYLEVGRVWKLGLLAGFATWTGLVLRGVRQLDEPATGLGHFVTYAGGSIALMFAASMLYTPETNMAVTEFWRWWVVHMWVEGVFEFFVTAVISAALVSMDLIEKADAERAILFEVFAIMAAGIVGVSHHYWWVGLPDIWVPIGTTFSTLEFVPLVFVLYRSLGEYRSLRAQGEEFPYTLPLLFIVGSSVWNFVGGGVLGFFINLPLINYYEHGTYLTVAHAHTATFGAFGLLALGLGTYILRVVTPESAWNPAWFRGAFWLTNIGLTVMTVASLLPVGFLQLRTSYRDGYAAARSLEFYDQDHVQTLLWARTLGDTPMILGALAFTAASIRHLRDARTRRLEAT; encoded by the coding sequence GTGCTCACCGATTTGCTCGAGCGCGACGCCGTAGTCGTCGGCCACGAACTCGAGCGCGCGCTCGCCGAGGAACTGCCCGCGCTCGCGGCGGACCTGGAGGCGGAACTGGCGCGGATGGAGACGAGCGGTTCGGCGGCCTCGAGAGCGAGGGCGCTCGACGCGGGTTCGAACGACGACCTCGGCGAGGGGGCCGCGGGACGCGGTCGGTCGGTGAATCTCCGGTCGGCCGTCGCGATGGCCGTCGCGGCGACGACGCTGCTTTCCGACGGCGACGGCATCGACCCCGCGGTCGGGGAACTGGCGACGAGCCTGTTGCAGGTCGGCGACGGGGGCGTTCCGATCGACCGCGTGCTCACCGATCTGGTCCCGTTACTGGTTCGGACGGGGGCGGAGCGCGACCTCGGCCTCGACGCGCTCCGCTCGAACTCGGCCGGGTCGCTGGCGCTCGTGGGGCTGTTCGTCGCCAACCTCGCCGCGATGACGCTCGGAGCCTACGTCTCCCGGGAGCGGGCGCCACCGATCCCCGACGAGATCCGCGGGCCGAACGAGGAGACCGTCGTGACCGACGAACAAGTCCGGACGGGAAAGAAGGCGTTCCAGGCCAACGGGCTCATGAATCAGGGGTCGGTCCTGGGCAACGGCTCGTACTTCGGCGTCGATCTGACGGCCGACGCGCTCGAGTCGAAAGCCGAGTACATGCGGGAGTACTACGCGCGCCAGCGCGGGAGCGACTCCTTCGACTCCCTCTCGGAGGACGACCGGGCGGCCGTCGAACGGCGCGTGGAGCGGGAACTCGACGCCGACGCACCCGAGGGCGACGTCGCTCGCTACTCGGCGGCGGCGGTCTACGCCCACCGGCGGCTCCGCGAGGCGTACGTCGACCGCTACTACGGGGGCGCCCCCGAACGGGGGATCCCGCAGGGCTACGTCGACTCGCCCGAGGAGGCCGCCCGGATCGCCGACTTCGCCTGCTGGACGGCGTGGATGGCCCACACCAACCGGCCGGATTCCGACCACTCCTTCACGAACGACTGGCCGTACGTGCCCGGGGCCGGGAACCGACCGACCGGACAGGTCGTCGTCTGGAGCGCGATCAGCGTCGTCCTGCTGATCGCCGGCGGGGGGCTCGGCGTCTGGGCCTACCACACCTTCGACGTCGCCGAGCCGACGACCGAACTCGTCGACGTCCCCTCGCCCGACTCGGTGTCGGTCACGCCGGCCCAGTACGCCGCGGCGCGGTACGTCCCCGTCGCGGGCGCGCTGTTCGTCGCTCAGGCCCTCGTCGGCGCCTATCTGGCCCACTACTACGTCGAGCGCACCGGGTTCTACGGCATCGGCGACGCGCTCGGGGTCGACCTCATCTCCTTGCTGCCGTTCTCGGGGGGCCGCGCCTGGCACATCAACCTCGGCATCCTCTGGATCACGACGCTGTGGCTCGCCGGCGGGCTCTTCCTGCCGGGGCTGTTCACCGAGCGGGATCCGCCGTGGCAGGCCGAGGGCGCGACCGCGCTGCTGGGCGTGCTCGTCGCCATCACGGTCGGCGCGTTCGCCGGCGTCTGGCTCGGTACCCGCGGCGCGTTCGGTTCGCCCGGATCCGGCGACGACGGCGATCTCTGGTGGTGGCTCGGCAGCGAGGGCCTCGAGTACCTCGAGGTCGGCCGCGTCTGGAAACTGGGCCTGCTCGCCGGGTTCGCCACCTGGACGGGGCTGGTGCTCCGGGGCGTGCGCCAGCTGGACGAACCCGCGACGGGACTGGGCCACTTCGTGACCTACGCGGGCGGCTCCATCGCGCTCATGTTCGCCGCGAGCATGCTCTACACGCCCGAGACGAACATGGCCGTGACGGAGTTCTGGCGCTGGTGGGTCGTCCACATGTGGGTCGAGGGCGTCTTCGAGTTCTTCGTCACCGCAGTCATCTCGGCCGCGCTGGTCTCGATGGACCTGATCGAGAAGGCCGACGCCGAGCGGGCGATCCTCTTCGAGGTGTTCGCGATCATGGCCGCCGGCATCGTCGGCGTCTCCCACCACTACTGGTGGGTCGGCCTCCCCGATATCTGGGTCCCGATCGGCACGACCTTCTCGACGCTCGAGTTCGTTCCCCTCGTGTTCGTCCTCTACCGGAGCCTCGGCGAGTACCGCTCGCTGCGGGCGCAAGGCGAGGAGTTCCCCTACACGCTGCCGCTACTCTTTATCGTCGGCTCCTCCGTCTGGAACTTCGTCGGCGGCGGGGTGCTGGGTTTCTTCATCAACCTGCCGCTGATCAACTACTACGAGCACGGCACGTACCTGACCGTCGCCCACGCCCACACGGCGACGTTCGGCGCCTTCGGCCTGCTCGCGCTCGGACTGGGCACGTACATCCTGCGCGTGGTGACCCCCGAATCGGCCTGGAATCCCGCGTGGTTCCGCGGCGCGTTCTGGCTGACCAACATCGGCCTCACCGTCATGACCGTCGCCTCGCTGCTCCCCGTGGGCTTCCTGCAGCTCCGGACGTCCTACCGGGACGGCTACGCCGCCGCGCGCAGCCTCGAGTTCTACGACCAGGACCACGTCCAGACGCTGCTGTGGGCGCGAACGCTCGGCGACACGCCGATGATCCTCGGCGCGCTCGCCTTTACCGCGGCGTCGATACGCCACCTCCGGGACGCCCGAACGCGGCGACTCGAGGCGACGTAG
- a CDS encoding 50S ribosomal protein L44e, translating to MQMPRRFNTYCPHCNEHHEHEVEKSRTGRSSGLKWDARRTRRSTSSIGNSGRFSKVPVGEKPTKKTDLKYRCSECGKAHLREGWRTGRLEFQE from the coding sequence ATGCAGATGCCACGCCGATTCAATACGTACTGTCCGCACTGCAACGAACACCACGAACACGAAGTCGAAAAGTCCCGAACGGGCCGCTCGAGCGGTCTCAAATGGGACGCTCGCCGCACCCGACGAAGCACCTCGAGCATCGGTAACTCCGGTCGCTTCTCGAAGGTGCCGGTCGGCGAAAAGCCTACCAAGAAGACCGACCTCAAATACCGCTGCAGCGAGTGCGGCAAGGCCCACCTCCGCGAGGGATGGCGCACCGGCCGACTCGAGTTCCAGGAGTGA
- a CDS encoding 30S ribosomal protein S27e: MAGNFYSVRCGDCENEQTVFGKASSEVACAVCGTTLARPTGGKAEIEHEIIETVESR, from the coding sequence ATGGCAGGAAATTTCTACAGCGTTCGATGCGGTGACTGCGAGAACGAACAGACCGTCTTCGGCAAAGCCTCCTCGGAGGTCGCCTGTGCCGTCTGTGGCACCACGCTGGCGCGACCGACCGGTGGCAAAGCCGAGATCGAACACGAGATCATCGAAACAGTCGAGTCACGATGA
- a CDS encoding translation initiation factor IF-2 subunit alpha → MKYSGWPDPGELVVGKIDEIEDFGVFVDLEEYRDKRGLIHISEVASGWIKNVRDHVREGQIVVCKVLEIDEESQQIDLSLKDVNDHQRSDKIQEWKNEQKADNWMGIALGEDVDDESYTAIANELIGAHGSLYDGFKQAAIHGEEALENTDLSDDEIESIVDTARENVSVPYVNVTGYVDLENPSPSGVDGIRTALEAAEGNGEVPEEVDLEVSYVGAPEYRIEVQAPNYKTAESQLEESAQRAVRAIESEGGSGEYHRERRTDDE, encoded by the coding sequence ATGAAGTACAGCGGCTGGCCCGACCCCGGCGAACTCGTCGTCGGGAAGATCGACGAAATCGAGGACTTCGGCGTCTTCGTCGATCTCGAAGAGTACCGGGACAAGCGCGGCCTGATCCACATCTCCGAGGTCGCCTCGGGATGGATCAAGAACGTCCGCGATCACGTCCGCGAGGGCCAGATCGTCGTCTGCAAGGTCCTCGAGATCGACGAGGAATCCCAGCAGATCGATCTCTCGCTGAAAGACGTCAACGACCATCAGCGCTCCGACAAGATCCAGGAGTGGAAAAACGAGCAGAAAGCCGACAACTGGATGGGTATCGCGCTGGGCGAGGACGTCGACGACGAGAGCTACACCGCGATCGCCAACGAGCTGATCGGCGCCCACGGCAGCCTCTACGACGGCTTCAAGCAGGCCGCGATCCACGGCGAGGAGGCACTCGAGAACACCGATCTCTCCGACGACGAGATCGAGTCGATCGTCGACACGGCCCGCGAGAACGTCTCGGTGCCGTACGTCAACGTCACCGGCTACGTCGACCTCGAGAACCCGTCGCCGAGCGGCGTCGACGGCATCCGCACCGCCCTCGAGGCCGCCGAAGGGAACGGCGAAGTGCCCGAGGAAGTCGACCTCGAGGTCAGCTACGTCGGCGCGCCCGAGTACCGCATCGAGGTGCAGGCGCCCAACTACAAGACCGCCGAGAGCCAGCTCGAGGAGAGCGCACAGCGCGCGGTCCGGGCGATCGAGTCCGAAGGCGGTTCGGGCGAGTACCACCGCGAGCGTCGCACCGACGACGAGTAA
- a CDS encoding RNA-protein complex protein Nop10, which translates to MKSDIRVCSAWRDAHDRPVYTLSDSCPDCGADAENSAPAPFDPNDPYGEYRRALKRRRR; encoded by the coding sequence ATGAAGTCGGATATCCGGGTGTGTTCGGCGTGGCGCGACGCACACGACCGCCCGGTGTATACCCTCTCTGACTCCTGTCCCGACTGCGGCGCCGACGCGGAAAACAGCGCTCCGGCCCCGTTCGATCCGAACGACCCGTACGGCGAGTACCGACGCGCTCTTAAACGTCGCCGTCGCTGA
- a CDS encoding proteasome assembly chaperone family protein, translating into MDELEIDAVAEVELDDPVLVEGLPGVGHVGSLAVEHLLEELEADSTLVRRVYSQEFPPQVSVEDGVADLTCAEIHAVTVPDGRDLLLLTGDHQAQTNDGHYVLTDAFLDIAEEFGASEVYALGGVPTGELIEEYAVVGAVSDESLLEELEDVGVEFREDEPAGGIVGVSGLLLGLGGRRGFDGACLMGETSGYLVDPKSARAVLEVLEETLGFDLEYESLDERADEMEEVIGKIQEMEQQQQQQQMDVPTDDDLRYIG; encoded by the coding sequence ATGGACGAACTCGAGATCGACGCAGTCGCCGAGGTCGAACTAGACGACCCCGTCCTCGTCGAGGGGCTGCCGGGTGTGGGACACGTCGGAAGCCTCGCCGTCGAGCACCTGCTCGAGGAACTCGAGGCCGACAGCACGCTCGTGCGCCGGGTCTACTCCCAGGAGTTCCCGCCGCAGGTGAGCGTCGAAGACGGCGTCGCGGACCTCACGTGCGCCGAAATTCACGCCGTCACCGTTCCCGACGGCCGCGATCTGTTACTGCTGACCGGGGATCACCAGGCCCAGACCAACGACGGCCACTACGTGCTGACCGACGCCTTCCTCGACATCGCCGAGGAGTTCGGCGCGAGCGAGGTCTACGCGCTGGGCGGCGTCCCGACCGGCGAACTCATCGAGGAGTACGCCGTCGTCGGCGCCGTCAGCGACGAGTCGCTGCTCGAGGAGCTAGAGGACGTCGGCGTCGAGTTCCGCGAGGACGAACCCGCCGGCGGAATCGTCGGTGTCTCCGGACTCCTGCTCGGCCTCGGCGGCCGCCGCGGGTTCGACGGGGCGTGTCTGATGGGCGAGACCAGCGGCTACCTGGTCGACCCCAAGAGCGCCCGCGCGGTCCTCGAGGTCCTCGAGGAAACCCTCGGCTTCGACCTCGAGTACGAATCCTTAGACGAGCGGGCCGACGAGATGGAGGAAGTCATCGGCAAGATCCAAGAGATGGAACAACAACAGCAACAACAGCAGATGGACGTCCCGACGGACGACGACCTGCGGTACATCGGCTGA
- a CDS encoding amidohydrolase family protein, with translation MLELEHGFRIVDVYARLSPGDTGPRVDGRSVTPDQLEREMHQAGITKSIVFPPARPNRRYLAPNNGVARRSVDRPFVAFARINGTRRPTASATDRLRNAVRSRDDHHTSPADIERYAYDDRFHGFVLDPEVDDYPDEDVLAALEAVDLPVIVRGGADAALEILASTLLERSFPVVVAHFGGHPLDRSLMHGLIDLLEEYDGCYLETSFVRYRDPLERALLEHPDRVLFGSGAPACHPDVAVMEILTLDVSEDKLWRVFSKNASRVIDALAPAGGA, from the coding sequence ATGCTCGAGCTGGAACACGGGTTTCGCATCGTCGACGTCTACGCGCGGCTCTCGCCCGGCGATACCGGCCCCCGCGTCGACGGTCGCTCGGTCACGCCCGACCAGCTCGAACGAGAGATGCACCAGGCGGGAATCACGAAATCGATCGTTTTTCCGCCCGCGCGCCCGAACCGGCGCTACCTCGCACCGAACAACGGCGTCGCCCGCCGCAGCGTCGATCGTCCGTTCGTCGCCTTCGCGCGGATCAACGGCACGCGGCGGCCGACGGCGTCGGCGACCGACCGCCTGCGCAACGCGGTCCGGAGCCGCGACGACCACCACACGTCGCCGGCGGATATCGAGCGCTACGCCTACGACGACCGGTTCCACGGCTTCGTCCTCGATCCCGAGGTCGACGACTACCCCGACGAGGACGTCCTCGCGGCCCTCGAGGCAGTCGACCTCCCCGTCATCGTTCGCGGCGGCGCCGACGCCGCCCTCGAAATCCTCGCGTCCACCTTGCTCGAGCGCTCGTTTCCCGTCGTCGTCGCCCACTTCGGCGGCCATCCCCTCGACCGGTCGCTCATGCACGGCCTGATCGACCTGCTCGAGGAGTACGACGGCTGTTACCTGGAGACGAGTTTCGTCCGCTACCGCGACCCCCTCGAGCGCGCGCTGCTCGAGCACCCCGACCGGGTCCTGTTCGGCAGCGGCGCGCCCGCCTGCCACCCCGACGTCGCCGTCATGGAAATTCTCACGCTCGACGTCTCCGAGGACAAGTTGTGGCGCGTCTTCTCGAAGAACGCATCCCGCGTTATCGACGCGCTCGCGCCGGCCGGCGGCGCCTGA